Proteins from one Candidatus Ancaeobacter aquaticus genomic window:
- the hisI gene encoding phosphoribosyl-AMP cyclohydrolase: MKITKKLKYDDKGLIPAIIQDYKTNEVLMVAYMNETSLEKTIETKKTHFWSRSRKKYWLKGESSGHTQSVKSIFFDCDNDTVLIKVKQIGGACHEGYRTCFFKKLNTKGEFKTVGKKVFDPKKVY, translated from the coding sequence ATGAAAATAACAAAAAAATTAAAATATGATGATAAGGGGTTGATCCCGGCGATTATTCAAGACTATAAAACAAATGAAGTTCTTATGGTTGCTTATATGAATGAAACTTCGCTGGAAAAGACCATTGAAACAAAAAAGACACATTTCTGGTCACGATCACGCAAAAAGTATTGGTTAAAAGGCGAGAGTTCAGGGCACACACAGTCTGTAAAAAGCATATTTTTCGACTGTGATAATGATACGGTTCTTATTAAAGTAAAACAAATTGGCGGAGCATGCCATGAAGGCTACAGGACATGTTTCTTCAAAAAACTTAACACAAAAGGTGAATTTAAAACTGTCGGAAAGAAAGTTTTCGATCCTAAAAAAGTTTATTAA